The segment TTTCATAGACAGCTCTCCACTCTTTTAACTAAAGACCCCAAGCAGATAAAACCACATGACTTGACACACCCGTCAATTAACcatgaagatgaaaaaggCAGGATCAAATTAGTCAATGCTATagcaaattcttcaaatccTGATAAATCGGAATTGTATACTCATTTGATACCGACATTTGGTACATACTTTAAACTAGCTCAAGCTGGTATTGCTGATGAAAATCTTTTGAGgcatttcatcaacatcaatccTGGGAGAGTGCTCAGCACGTTTGAACTACTTGACAAACACCAGATTCCAAAAACAAGCCATGGTTTCAAGAGCGatgttttgaagaaaatagTGCTGgaatacaacaaaaatgaGGACAATACGATAGATCGAATCCTAGAGTACTTGAATAAACACTTTGAGAACATAGAGGAAGAACGTTTCAAAGAATTGTTTGCCACTTTACTCCATCGCCGAGATGTGTCCCAGTTGGATTCATTCATTTCGAATGTCAGTATAGACAACAATGTTTTGTTAAAGGaggtatttgaaaattacGGTGACCCATTGGCcaagtttgttttgatgaGAAGTTTTGAACGTTGGGTTAAAGACCCGGATTCAATTAAGCCTTGGATATATGCAATTATTcttgatattttgaattttcgATCGGGACAAGTTATTCCCATTTACGAAAAAGCTGGCCTCAAGATGGACATTGACAACTTGAATGAAAAGGTCATTAGGTACGTTACTGAGTCAAAAATGGATGTAAAAGCGGAAAACTTGGTATTGAGAAAAGTATTGGTGGAAGTGCTCGGTATATCCCAAAACAATCTTGGCGAAGCATTGAAGGTCTTTCAGAAGTATGAGACATTTGCTAAATATGGGATTTCCAATGTACAAATTGCCATGGTAAAAGCAATTTCATACCAAGCTATCAAACAAGAtaaagaaattttcaaaactatGGCAGAAACCATGATTCCACCTGATTTGACAATCCAGCTATTGCAAATTCTCATCATCCTCAAGTCCTATTTCAATCCTAACGACGGTTTAGCTTTATATAACGATTATGTCAATGGTGTTTCAGGGGTGGTTAAAGACGGCTCATCTCAGAAAGGATTACTTACACAATCCATAATACTAGGATTCCTCATGAAAAATGATCGTGAGTTTGCCTTCCTTTTATTTAACAAGGCTGTTGAAAATGGTATTATTGTGGATGAGACagaaattgcaacaactaAGAagttattcaaaatttacGGTGATTGTTTTGTAGAAGATGAGAATTGGGATACGGCTGCCAGAGAAAAGATGGTGGAGCAAGTTTTGAGTTACGTTGAGAGTATTGGAGCATTACAGGTAAAATTATTGgcatcaattgaaggagGAGTATGATTTAGATGTATGGTATCGTTCAGGTTAAATTTGTAATGCTCTTATTTATATTAGATTCTATTATAAGTTCAAAGTTCAGAAGCGCTCGCTAGAAACAGTCTCTCAAATCAAAGCTGAGCAGTGTGTCGTGCCAATTCAGTTAGACTGGAAAGTGTGCAACGTAGTTCAGTAGTGACTTGATACTGCAAATTAGCAATCCGTGAAAATTGGTATTTATACCATATCTGTATTGTATATTCGAAATAGTGTCGACCAATATTTTGAGTTTATTTGAAACTGTTCACTATCACTTTCAGTTAACTCCctttttaaatttgttaTGGGGTTTTAGCGAACACTTGAGGAAAAGGGGTTAACAATTAAAAAATCTGAATAGATCGTTAGTTGTTGGGGGCGAATTTTTTAGCAAAAAAGCACCTATGCAAAATCGTTGGCGATTATTATGACATCCCAAAACATTAAATAGACATGTAACTTATGCAATATATGACAAGTTTTATTTAAATAGTTTTTGCCTTGGCAGTGTTGTAACCATATATGATGGTCTAAAAAAGTTGTATTATCCCAAACACATATGCTAGGATATCCGAATACAATTCAGATGCGATAGCTCCGTTGAAAAAAGTCAAGTACACCTAAGAATACCTTCCTTCCATCAAGCAAGAAAATGATGCTTCACTACAATTAAAGAAATCGACTTCATTTaaaatccaaaattgattccaaGTTTCTATTGATTGAGTAGAGCGAGAGGGTGTAGTTCAAAACCGCCTAAGAATTGGTCAATATGCAGCCCCGTATTTCCTTTTGGGGTTATTTGTTATCATCGACCCCGTGATGTGGGAAATTTTTGCCTTACCTGAGCTCCATAGCTAGTTAAATAAACCCAATTGTCACCTTAAGACTCCTATTCACTTTCAAGGAATGCATCTGGAAGAAGAGATCGGATTGATTGGTTATGTTGCTTGAGAGGGTAAATATGCAGCAGTTCCCAACTGTTCATAATCAAGTTGGCTACTGATTACAATCTTAATTCCAGCGAAGTGGTACTACTTGCATACAGATTTTGAGTTCTGGAAATACAATAAATACCAGTAGCAATAACATGATAGTTGTTAGTTATATGTTTCATCTTACGGTTGGTTCACTTTTGTGttctttttctgttttcGCAgccaaattgattgtagATTTTAAGAAGGTGGTATATTCTATGTTAAAACGCATTAACTTTATCGAACGCAATCAATAAATGAACATGTATTATTGCAATTAGTGTATATAGTAATTCTTTCCATTATTGATTTACGGCAACAAGTTGTGGATGACATTTGTAGTCTCATCAATAAACATCAAGCAATGGCTCTTTTCCAACCACACACCCACTTTAGCCAAGCAGTTAAGCAGAAACTTTACTCATACATTCATGTATACAGATATACAAACGTGTACAATAGCTCTCACAATGAATGATTATGGCCACTTGAGCTGATCAATCAAGTCATCCGAGAACTTAATGAATCAAGGGTCAAtaaaaattccaaaattaGAGGCTCTAGAAAATTATGAGTTCTATCAAATCCGCAAGATTATGTGTTCTTTGAGGCTTTCCAAACGTATCAATAATgacaaaacaaatgaatCCACGATTATATctttgaaagattttgaaaagtaacTTAATGAAACAGACCCACGCCAATCAAGCGAAATTCTTGAAAGTTACTACCCTTTCCACTCACTTCAAAGCTGGGCTAAAAATCAAGCAATTGAGGCATAAAGTAGAATCAAGTAGTTGGTATAGGTTTTTGCCTAGTCTTTCACGCCATTGGGACCTTGCAAAAGGGGTAAGAGACAGCGGTTTATATGAGATAACAAGTGAGTTTGTCCTGAGAGTAGTGATGGTACATTTTAAGGACTACGCGTACCTTGATCTCCCAAATCAAGTGGATAATTAAACAGAGCTTTGCGTACATTTGTGGTGTAGCCCTAATGATTGTGCAGATAAATCAGGTCTAGTATGCACGCCATGGAGGTGTACTTTCAAATTAAGCAAACTATATCTTTCCTATTACGTCCGGTGTTCATGCTTTGAACTCAAATAATTTCTTGAAACCTTGCAccttcaagaattgatgataaaggGAAGAAAAGTTTGCCAGTGGATGTTGTGGTCCATCCACTTTTGGAGATATGAATAGATGAATGCAGCAATTACTCTAGGTCTATTCAAACCAGAAGTTATCAAATTGGAGAGAAATGTTGCTAGAATTCGTCAAATAGTTTACATACACTgtacattttccaaatccaaaCCCTTCATTTTGCCTCACCAAATgtataaaaaataaataaataaaataaataaataaacaaaactttgaaaaatcaataaaagTTCATAAACAGTCCTCTGTCattaacatcatcatcatcgtgTCCCAATCcctgttgttggtggtgattgTGTTGTCTCTGCCTGTATCCCTGTACTTGTCCCAATCCcgattgttgttgttgcagaTAATAATTAATTTCATTACTCATCAACTTCTCTTCTAATAGATCCGTCACCAAGTTGTATTCATCATCGATCCTTTTAGCTTGATATTCAGCAGTATCAAACTTGAAGCTGTATAATTTATCATTCTCTTGATATTTGggtaaatcaaaaaaatttcccatctttttcaatgttaGAGGTGGTGGATGAATTGAAGTGTACCCAGAATTGTTATGCAATTTTTCACTGCTAAAATTTGGTTTCTCATGAATGACAGTATTGATTGATGACCCGGTGGTAGTTCTTGTCAACGTGctcatcaatgaatttgtttcGTAGTCTGAATATGGTGAAGTTGTTCGTGATAAATCATGGGATGAAGTTGACGATGGAGTGCACAATTCACCGAGGAAAccttcctcttcttcgtcACCGCCACCATTGattaaatcatcatcttcaaagtTTATATCACCATCTGAATCCTCTTCAGTGTCCAATTTGTGGAAATCCTTGTAGTGAGCAAACTTCTTACTCCTGTATGTCGATAATGAGCCAACTGGGACAGGGTTTGTAGCTGCTGCTTCATTGGAAATGATATTCTTCTCATCCAGttcttcaatattgatAAACTCCTCGAACTCGAGGGTAGCAGGTAAGGGTGTAGACGCTACAGTGTCAACAGTAGACGAGTTGTATCCCATAACAGTTGCAATTGGCGACGATGCCGAGGCGGAACTAGCGGATGAAACAATGGAGCCCCTTGGAGCAGGCGTCGACATACGTCTCAAAGGCTCGCCGTCTTCAGTAATCTGTTCAATTTCCAGTAGTAaatcctcttcttcatcacatACTTCAACAAAGGAACGTTTGTGAACTGCTCGGACTTCGTGTGTGATGGAATCGACCATTTCAGCTAAATCATCTGGTAGCGATTCAGCTAGTTCGGAAGTTGTAGTGGCAGCGGACAGGTTGGTAGCCAGTTGTTCTGATGCTTCtgttggtgctggtggtgaATTCAAAACCAAGCTTTTCAAGTGCTTATACTCATGtatcaaacacaacaagtttgatttgagGCAAGAATTTTCTGAGTCAATAATGGAAATGTTTTGTAGTAATGATGATACAGTTGATAAATCAGGGTTCAAGTCGTTGGTACAGCAATCATGCTTCTTATTTACCTTGCGTGtggttgaatttgtaattgttggtgctttcttgattgtggtggtggtggttgcAGTTGTATCAGGTGCAGAGGATGACTTTTTGGTACACTTCTTTTTAGCTTTGATCTCCTTCAACTTTCTTCCTGGCTTTGGTCTTGGTGGTAGCACCCATtcttttgaagtttttATTGTAACAGGTTGCTCTTGCGTTTGTGATATTGCTTCAGTTGAATGATGTTGTGTATGTGATTGTGTTTCTAATCCAGACTTCAATTGTACCGGCTTTTCGTCTGTTGGTGGCTGTTGCTTTAGTATTGGAGCAGTCGAGGCTGTCATTGTAGTTGTCATGGTTATAAAGGAATAGCTATAGAAATTCAAGTTAGTATGTCTGTTATTGCTAtggaaaattgttcaaatgcGATGGTGAAAAGACCTGTCATTTGAAGCTGCTGATTTGACCAAATGCAAGGAATCCATCCGTCTTTTCGATTCTAGTGTGACGTGTATTCATGTTTTCATTTGGTTCAAAATCTCCAGTTGGGTTATCCCAAATTATGGCCGACAGAATAGGGCGAAAAAATCTGGCATGAAGCGACGCCAGAATGCGACACTTGAGCAAACTGGTAAGTTCCCAACGGAAACATGAAACAGACTCCCGTCCAAAATAATAATGTACACATACTTTTAATGTATCGATAGTAGTTAACAGACTCAAGCTACAGTGACATAACTTGGGTTATTATCTGGTGAATGTTGtattgaatatatatatgtttAATAATGCTGATTTGgtgaatgaaaaaaaatcttGGGTCAATGGGAGTTCACGTTAGGTAGTTGCGAAAGGAAAATATgtaaaaatttcaaatcttctAACTTTGAGAAAGAATTGGGTGATTGAATATATGGTAGTGAGGTAAAAGTAAACGGTTCGTGAATATTTATTAAGTCGCTAAATTAAATAGTTGGTGTCAGTAGTggtaattgttgttgttacaATCTTGATGAGAGATATTCGAAATGTTTTATAAGTTCAAGagaaattcaattctttaaacaaagaaaaaaaattgtctgtctgaattcaattttatttattttttatttttgaacTTTTAATTTTTGTCCATTTGGCGGTTAGACACATCAAAGCACAAATAAGAACCATTCATGAATCCTCTTTACACCTCGTTGAGCGTGGTAACGATGGATCATCTACTAGCAGCATCATTACGATTCAAGAGCAAACCACTATAACTTCCCCTTTGATGAGCCCGTTTAGGAGTTAAGAAAATCTGGGAAGAACCGACATTGCCGTTTCTTTGTAGTACAAAAATAGTGATGGATGATCTCTAACGGACATAAACCATCGAGCAGTATCTGTTAACACTCATCCAGCTTGAATTGCGAATTTGTTACACACCAAATTAGTTGAGCTATTTCTTTTACATCATTTAAGAGACTATCGCTTTTTGTTCCCACCCCCTGCTTCCTTTCTTCAAACGCATTGGTGCCtgtaaaaattttcaaccCTCACCAAAACCAGTGTCTGCTTTGAGTCTCTGTGTTGCTTTATGAACAAAACATATTTGTGCATATGAATTGTGTATTAAGCGTTCCTAATTAGACCCAGTTCCGACTTTTTACGAAATGTACATCCATACATCCATATCTAATGGAGTACAAAAAAAGAGTTAATTTAACAAATTAAAGACTGttcaattgtaaacaaacgaatcaaaaacaaaaatgtaACAAAAACTGTGCATTATGCATATATTCTTAAAATCGAGAGGAAGAGTTCTAAGAACAAACTCCGTGAAATTAATCTTAACTCTCAACGGATTATCGCATCCTTTTATTTCTTACAAACCTTGCATAGCTGGAGATgtagcagcagcagcatGTGTCCCTCGAACATGAAGTTATGGTCTTGCTTTATATTTAACGGATGAGCTCCTGTATACCAGAACTTGCTTTTCTAGAATTCCAGAGCAACCATGGGTACTGAACAATAAATTATCATAACGCTGGTAATGTTAACACAAtcacaaaagagaaaataaACCCATAAAAGAAACCAATCACCAAAAATTGAACACAAACTTTTGTGTGATTTTAGAGGAATTCAACCTATAACTCTGTCCTTTGCCAATCTTTACTCTGTGAGTAGGCCTTTCATATTTCGGATTGTCCCATCCACCGTTGTGACTGTTGATCATTGGGATAAggaaaacaataagaaaataaaacacAATACTCCAGACAATCGCAACCAATCTCTCATCAACACACAAAAGAGACAACGTCTCTTCAATAAGCCATGTACCCCTACAAAGCGGGCTTTCCAAACTAAGAAACTAATAGTGAATGAAAAGTTCAAGTCCCCACATATCTAAAGAAGAAACCTCGtatgttttttttctctaCCCCTTCTTCGTCAttttaaagttgaatttcCCTAGCGTCAAGGAAAACGACAATGTACTTAGATTCTTCGTTACGAAAAAAAGACGGTCTTTAAATGTGTGGAGTTGGGGGTCTGCGTTATGCATAGTCGTAGATAGAAAAGGGCTAGACCGAACCAAAGAGTAGACTCACTGTAAATATGCAGTCTCTTTTCGATTATTCGGTACCGGTCCCCTTTTCTTATTTTGAAGGCTGTTCGTTCATATGTATATACTCTTGTTTGTTAAGTTTTCTCGTACTTCCAAACTGAAGGAATTTACCGGATGGTACGTTTGAATTTAGCTCcgattttgttttgtgcATTGACTTATTGTTCAATAACCGAAATTTTATTCCGAAAGAGTAAAgaacaataataatactAGCAATTGTCAAATATTTTGGCATTTAGTTGCTTGTTCCCAAATTAATCTTGTTTAAAatatcaataaacaaagGAAACAGTGAACAAAACTATTTTAGAAAATAATGAATAGGGGGATCTATTTAGTCACGTTCAAATCCGTGCATGAACTTCGGAATTCCATCTCTCTGGTTTTGTCAAAACGTCCACAATTGATTTTCACAGCTTAATCGAATAAACAGAGCACTGTCCAGCCTCCTATTGAATTGCATACCAAGTAACCTGAAGGCTAGAGcaattgatgttgctgTAGGTTTGAACTCCCCTACACTACTTTAGCTCCTTCTACAGAGATGCTCTTTTCGGTCAAAATGTATAGAGCGGATCGGCTCTTAATTCCTCGGTACAAAATTCAGTGTCGGATGATTCATTTAGTGTCTGAAAAAAACTACCAATTTAGATaaaatctttcaataatAGAACATTCCATTcatatttattttttttcccGCTAcactgaagaagaagactAATAAAAAGAAGTAAAACggtctttttctttgttgatgtttaACACTTCAACCCCTTTAGTAGCTATCGTGTGGTTGCTATATAAAACCTATTGCTTTACGCAAAGATTTACATTCTGCAATGGAAAGCAATTCTATGAACCTTCGACGAGAGTTTTAGAACCGTTACAGAAGACGGTACGCCAAGTAAAAGGCAAAGGAAATGGAATCACAAAACTTTTGCAGCGCAGAAAACGCATGGTAATCCCACTCTTCTGTGGATCTATATTACACCCTACATTACACCTTTTGAGTCATCATACACCGCAATTCTCATTTCTTTGTCTTtacttttttcttttgcgCGACACACGCTGACGAAGTGCTGAGTTTTGTGTAAGTATTAATTAGTTTACCCCGGGAAAACAGAAAATAACAATTACCTAAACGGAACAAATTGTTTGGAATACTACTTGATCCCGACTAACAAAGGATTTCGTCTTTGACCATCGGCCATTGTATTCGTGGAGCGCCATTAAACTAACAATTTGATCCGCATACTAAAAATTCTCTTTAACGGACTGAGTGGCGAAAGCATATGGCATTTATAGTGGTAGATGAGTTATAATTGCAAGTAATACGCTTGCATAAGCTATGTGAGCAAAGTCTATAGTAATTTCTAtcctttttgatttttggtTGAGATCTAGAGCTCTAGGGCACTATGTAGAGTATCCAACTCGAATAATTTAAGGAGTCGAACTAATGACGGGAGTTAGGGTTTGCTTCGAAACGCGAAATTATCGAACTTGAGAATAGTAATAGAGCCTGTAACTTTTACACTTGcgttgattgaaaatgcatTTAACTGTCTTTTTACGCTTCTCAGAATTATTACTTTgggttgcaaaaaaaaacacaaaattggtgaaattgaGTATCCgaatcttcttttccattAGCGTTGTTCAAAGCTTCTCAAACCAAGACTCCAATCAGTGaaacttcatcttctaaATATATTCTTTGGAAAGCAATCGGAGCCCTCCTGTTTCAATCAAGCTTACTGATTTTTTCATTAAGTTCACCGAAGGTACTACTACTCGGATACGAGGTCCAAAGGTAGCCAACAATTCTAGGAGGCAATGTGACATTAAATAAAAACCTACCCGAGGGTGGTCTTGGATAAGGATATCAAAGCGTTGGTTCGACCGGCCAATGTATACTAGCATTGGGGAAACAATGAACAAGATGTCCAAAGAAGCGAGCATTCTCAACAGCGTAGAATTTAATAAAGAGCTGTAGTACTTTGGAATAAGACAACACACGTAGAAAATATTTGTAATCTGCTTCAAAGCTGGCACATAACTCGCTTATTTGTGGAAAGTCCATAACCATTTTGGGATGCATATATGCACTTGAGTACACGCATATAGTCAACAGCACGAGAAACCTCGTCTTGAGAAATGAAGGAATTTGAAAGCTGGACGAAACACACAATTATTTACTGATAAGTTTCTCAATTTCACTTCAAGTTCTGTTGAATGttttaattgatttatcaaagGAAGAAGTCAACATCCGCCAAATAGGAGAAGTCTCAAATGTGTAGGTTGGAAATAGTTGACAACTATTAAAAGAATAATGGACATAAAATGATAGCTGGCAAGCTTATGTTATCGGATGCCATCACTTCATCTCAGTACAACTTTACTCGTATGTATCATCCTATTGTGCATCTTGCTGGGGTGTTTGGTTACTAGAAGATAAACTGTCTCGGAACATTGGCAAATTCCCAATACACGAATCGATTGAGTCTTATCCAAGTTGGGAAAATAATTcatgaaaattttattggACATAATTATATATTTTGTTATCTTGCTATTATAGATATCTTTGGGGGATTTAAAAAATAAGTTTTTCTGTTTAAGTAGCTCTAGAATATCATAAAGATAGTATGAAAAGTCCTGTATTCGCTCCTGTATGTCATAGATGTGGATATAAGAATATagctttatttttttattctGGTGCTAAACAGAAAATGCATTGGGGCGAGTGCTAAGGCTTGATGCTAGTTTACCTAGTTGCAAACCTCTCCAATATAGTGGAAGACAATTCAACCAATGTAAGCATTTCAAATTAGTTTGTGTAGAGTACTAGAGGGAGCATCGTAAGATGAATTCTTTGTTATTTAATTGCTTATATTGGCGTTTGGAATTGCCTAAATTAGATAACATTTCATTCTTAAAGTTTATTTCATGCCTCGAAGTTCTTCGACACGGTGTGCTATTGCTTGTTCTGACCACTTTAAATCAGGTAGAACTTACAAAGTGTACCCATCATTCAATCATGAACTGCAACTGCAGTCGTCCGCATCATGTTCGCATCATCCTCGTCTGCACCTCATCCCtataattcatcaattacTCTATAACTGTGTCTGTATTCCTTCTTTAAACTATACACATTTTAAACTATACTTTGAATAACCttgtttattgttgaattggcaTAGAAGTGGatgg is part of the Candida orthopsilosis Co 90-125, chromosome 2 draft sequence genome and harbors:
- a CDS encoding Hap41 protein (the C. parapsilosis ortholog has an intron in the UTR; similar to C. parapsilosis CPAR2_500870 and C. albicans HAP41), with protein sequence MTTTMTASTAPILKQQPPTDEKPVQLKSGLETQSHTQHHSTEAISQTQEQPVTIKTSKEWVLPPRPKPGRKLKEIKAKKKCTKKSSSAPDTTATTTTTIKKAPTITNSTTRKVNKKHDCCTNDLNPDLSTVSSLLQNISIIDSENSCLKSNLLCLIHEYKHLKSLVLNSPPAPTEASEQSATNSSAATTTSELAESLPDDLAEMVDSITHEVRAVHKRSFVEVCDEEEDLLSEIEQITEDGEPLRRMSTPAPRGSIVSSASSASASSPIATVMGYNSSTVDTVASTPLPATLEFEEFINIEESDEKNIISNEAAATNPVPVGSLSTYRSKKFAHYKDFHKLDTEEDSDGDINFEDDDLINGGGDEEEEGFLGELCTPSSTSSHDLSRTTSPYSDYETNSLMSTLTRTTTGSSINTVIHEKPNFSSEKLHNNSGYTSIHPPPLTLKKMGNFFDLPKYQENDKLYSFKFDTAEYQAKRIDDEYNLVTDLLEEKLMSNEINYYSQQQQSGLGQVQGYRQRQHNHHQQQGLGHDDDDVNDRGSFMNFY